CGGTCATTTTTCGGCAGGCATCTTTTCCGATGCAAATGAATAACTTGTATCGATGCTTCTTTCATTTTCTATGAGAAAACCAGTTTTAAAAATGTTGTTTTCAGATCAAACCAGAGATGATATAGTAGTTAAAATACAGAGATTATTATATGGGGGGTAGCAAAGGGTGTTAGCGAGTTGTAATTATTGTCATCATGGAGTTTTGTTGCCGTCTCTGGATATTGCCTGCCTTTACTATAAAGGACGAACATTGTTTATTCACAACGTGCCATATGGCCACTGTACCCATTGCGGAAACAGAGACTATGATTCTTTGCAAGCGAGCAGAGTACAGGCCTTGGAAGCATTTGAACAATACGGAATCACATCCATTGATTTCGTTCAAAGTCCTGAAAGAATATAAATGAACAAAAAGAACCGACAAATTAATTTTGTTGGTTCTTTTTTTGTATGAAAAGCAATGATATATGGCATTATGCCATATATCATTTACAATAAAACAAAATAGTGATGGAAGGAATATGAGGATGTTAGAAAACCGAGTACGTGAACTTCGTGCACGTTTTAAATGGACACAGCAAGACTTGGCCGACGCAATCGGAGTAAACAAATTAGAAACATGAACATTCACTCACGGTTATGGAATAGGCATTGAGAAAAAGCAATATCCAAAATTAACCTAAGCATAAGTGATAAGTCAATTTGTGTGAAAATCGGCTTTTTTGTTATGTAATTTAATTACTACGATTTTCGCATTAGAAATCATGTACCTCATCTTTTTGTTTATAATACACTATGTGCAAAATTCAAATATATATAAAATAAACAAAGCTGAATATCGAAAAAAGACAAAATCAGCTTTTATTTAAAATCGCTATTCACCATACCATTTAAAAGCTTGATCAATGGCTGGAAAGGGTATAAGAAAATGATTAGAGCAAACATTAATCATGCTTGTAACATGATAAAATAAAGTGCATTGTTTAAATGGAGCGAAAAAGGAAACCAACATAATAAAAGGCACAAAAAGAAAAGGGGATACGATGATAAAGGAAAACAAATCAACCCAAACAGGCTGGAACTTTGACAACAGTTATACCCGTCTTCCAAAAGCATTTTTCTCTGCTATTGATGTAAATCCTGTACGCTCACCGAAGCTTGTCGTTCTGAATGATTCACTGGCTGCCTCTCTTGGACTGGATGCACAGGAACTGAGGAAAGCAGAAGCGGTGGAAGTGTTAGCCGGTAACCAGGTCCCTGAAGGCGGCGCAAAAATTGCGCAGGCATATGCAGGTCATCAATTTGGACACTTCACCATGCTGGGGGATGGCCGTGCATTACTTGTTGGCGAGCAGATTACACCTACTGGTGACCGTTTTGACATTCAGCTTAAAGGTTCAGGCCGGACACCTTATTCACGCGGAGGCGACGGCCGGGCAGCACTGGGTCCGATGCTGCGCGAATACATTATCAGCGAAGCAATGTATGCGCTCGGAATTCCGACTACCCGCAGCCTGTCTGTTGTCACAACAGGTGAAATCGTTAACCGCGAAACCGGCCTGACAGGTGCGGTCATGACCCGTGTAGCGGCGAGCCACCTGCGTGTCGGTACTTTTGAATTTGCGGCTCAATGGGGTTCCGGGGAAGACTTACGCAGCCTGGCTGATTACACCATTGCGCGCCATTATTCACATATCGAGGCAAATGAAGACCGGTATCTTTCACTGCTTCGTGAATTGATTAAGCGCCAGGCTGCTTTAATAGCCAAATGGCAGCTGGTCGGGTTTATCCATGGGGTTATGAATACAGACAATATGACCATCAGTGGAGAAACCATTGATTACGGTCCTTGCGCTTTTATGGACGTATATGATCCAGAGACCGTTTTCAGCTCTATTGATATTCATGGCCGTTACGCGTATAAAAATCAGCCGCCGATCGGTGGCTGGAACCTGGCAAGATTCGCTGAAACGCTGCTGCCGCTTCTGCATCAAGATCAGGATGAAGCCGTCAACCTTGCTCAAAAAGAATTAACGGATTATCCTGAGATTTACCGCTCGAACTGGCTGGCAGGAATGAGAGCCAAACTAGGCATCCTAAACGAAGAAGCAGGGGATGAAGCGCTTATTGAAGAACTTCTCAGCCTGATGCATAAACATCGTGCAGACTATACGAATACGTTCCGTGCCTTAACATCTGATGAGCAGGAAGATACGGCTTTGTTTAAAGCACCGGAATTTACTGAATGGCAAAAACGCTGGCACGAGAGACTGGACAGACAGCCCGAATCAAAAGAGGCTTCGCAGCAAGTAATGCGTAACAATAATCCGGCTGTGATCCCGCGGAATCACCGGGTAGAAGCCGCCCTAGAAGCGGCGGGGCAGGGCGATTACAGTGTGATGGAAAAGCTGGTGAAGGCTCTTTCTCAGCCATATGCTCATTCCCAGGAACAGGCGGAATATACGTGCCTTCCAGAGCCGACTTTACGCCCGTACCGTACTTTCTGCGGGACATGATAAGAAAAGCTTTTTGTATGTTCAACTTAAGATCGGTTCAAAATAAGGATGCCTTTTCTAAAGGCATCCTTATTTTAAGTTTAAGGAGAATATGGCTGATGGAAGAAAAAAAATTTATATATGTGTATTATGACGAAGACGATTTGTTGTGGAAAATCAATGCTTTAAAAGAAGAAGGCTATAAGGAAGAGGATATGTACATTATCGTAAAGGATAAAGAAGAGATCTTGATGACAAAAGGGCAGATGGATATTAATGTGGAATCAGCCGGCCTTCAATCCTGGCGGGATCGCTTTGCCGCATTCCTATTAGGGGAAAAGCCTGTCCGTGACGCTTTGCTTCGTATAGGGCTGTCTACAGGAATGTGTGAGGAAGAAGCAGAAAAACATTATACAGATGTTATCACCGGCGGCATGCTGCTCTACGTGGATACAAATTCACAAAACAATAGTGAGCAATTTAATCCGGCAAGCCAATACACAGGTCAGGATCCGGAAGATTATTCAATCTGAAATAGTGGATAAAGAAAAAGCCTGGATGAGCCCTACACTTATTCAGGCAAATATTAAAAGCAGCCAGTCCTGTTCAAAGTGTTTTCTGCTACCCTTAAAATCTGCTGCTCATTCTGCACGGTTTACTTCGTTCTATGATCCTGCTGCTCCTCTTTTTTTATTTCTTCAATTTTTTTCATTTTTTGTTGGTATTGTTCTTCTACCTCCTTTGTAGCAGGGATAAGCGGCTCCTGGTTATAATCCATTCTCCTGCCGTAACGAAGCATTTCATAAATAATATAACCGTTGTTTGGCTTCCCATTGACCGTCTTCATCGGCACCACATCAAACAACACATAATAAAAAGCATAAAAAATAAACCGGTCCCAAAATGTGGCATACGTTTGCCAATAGCCATTTGCTAAAAGCGAATTAATGGTTAAGGCAGCAACGATGTTTATTAAAATGGGGCCTGCGTATACACAAACATAAACCCATCTATTTTCTTTGGTTAAGGAGTCATAAGAAAACCAGCTGTACAGATGATAATATTTTCTGACGTCAAATAGTCCGATCTTAAATAATCGAGGGCCTGAACCGATAGTAATTCTTGGATTTTGGACCCCAAAGAGAGCACTAACAATGAGGTACCCTAATTCACGTAATAGTATGACCGCTGGCAAAATAATAAAAGCTGAAACAACTAACGATAGTAAGTCGGATAATCCGAACATTGAACACTCACCTTGGTTTCTTGCTGTAGTTTATGTCTTTATTTAACAGCTACCCCTCTTTAAGGTGAACAAACCGCTTTTTTCTTCCCGAATGTTTTCATCTGCAAAATCTATCCCTTTTAATTCTTATGCCAATTTCTTCTTTTTGACTTGCTGGCTAACCTAATGAGCAGCGAATCATACAACAGTTCAGGTTGAAAAAAGCGACCGGCTGCTCCAAGGGATCAATCAGGTTTTGTTTAGTTTATAGTGAAATGTGAAAAAGGAGACATAGGTGTTTTAAAAGATGTTATCCAAAACAAAGAGTGAAAGTTTAAGAATGAATTGAACATAATAGGGTTGTGCAAATATAGGAAGGAGTTTTGACAGTGCCTGATACAAACATTTTATTTCAAAAAGTAAAACTGGGAAGTACAGAATTGGAAAACCGGGTAAGTGTGGCGCCTATGACACGTACGAGTGCAACACCTGAAGGGCTTGCGACTGGCCAAATGGATTCTTACTATACATCATTTGCCCGTGGCGGTTTTGGCCTCATTATTACAGAGGGGATTTACCCGGATCAAAAATACAGCCAGGGCTATTTCAATCAGCCTGGCATCACAGATGAAGAGCAAACAGCGGCCTGGAAGAAAGTAGTCGACTCTGTTCACCAGGCCGGTGCCAAAATCTTTGCGCAGCTGATGCATGCAGGTGCGCTTTCGCAAGGAAATCGTTTTATGGAAGACTCAATCGGTCCTTCTTCAGTCCAGCCCAAAGGGGAGCAAATGGAGTTCTATGGAGGAAGCGGCTCATTTCCGAAACCAAAAGAAGCCTCAAAAGAAGATATTCAGGACGTCATTAAAGGATTCACAGAAGCGGCAGTAAGGGCAAAAACAGCTGGATTTGATGGAGTCGAAATTCACGGAGCCAACGGCTATATCCTGGATCAATTTTTAACGGACTACACGAACCAGCGTACAGATGAGTACGGCGGCTCGATTGAAAACCGGGTGCGCCTGCTTGTTGAGGTATCCAATGCTGTCCGGGAAGCGGTTGGAGAAGATTTTACGGTAGGCATCCGGATCGCGCAAGGAAAAGTGAATGATTATGAACATAAATGGGCGGAAAAAGAAAAAGAAGCCGAAATCATTTTCGGCCAATTGGGGAATGCACCATTAGACTTCATTCATGTGACAGAATATGAAGCGTGGCAGCCGGCATTTCCGGAAGGAGAAGGAACCGCGGCTGTGGATTCTGCTTTTGGTGACGGCGGTCCTTCTTTAGCTGCCCTGGCTAAAAAATATGGAAAACAGCCTGTTATTGCAAATGGGCATTTAGAAAAGCCAGAACTTGCTGTCAGTATTGTTGAAAAAGGAGAAGCGGATGTAGTTTCGCTTGGTAAAGGAGCTCTTGCGAATCATGACTGGGTCAAAAAAGTCAAAGAAGGGGAGCCATTAGCGGAATTTCAGCCAGAGAAAGTGTTAAGCCCAGATGCGAAAATTAAGGATTTTGAAGCGCAAGGATAAATAGCGTTTTGTACGCCTAAGAAAGAAGCCTTACGGAATCTAATTGTTCCGTAAGGCGACTCTTATTATTTGGATAAAAGTTCACCGCAAAAAGGGAAATATGGCGAATTAGCAACATTCTGCAGTGTAAAAAAGAGCCGATGTGGCTCTTTTTAAACGCATAAACCACGCTCTTTATTTCTCGTTTAAATGCCTGGCTGTTTAGAAGAAGGAGGTTTTAGCTTAAAGTCTGTCAAAGCCATACAGTAATGAAGAATAGGACCCCCTAAACAAACAGCTAGTATCGTTCCAACGCCAACAGGTCCTTGAAACAAAAGAGATAAAGAGAGGAAAAGAATATAAATGATTGTTTTCGTAAGCCATATGTTCATTTTGGTTAATTCCCGGATGATAAGCATAAAGCGATCAACAGGGATAGGGGCGAAATCGGCGTATAAGTAAATGGCGGTGCCCATCCCTATTGTTAAAAGACCTATGCTAAAACATAAAAATTTAGTAACCCATAACTCTGGCGTAACGAAAGTGCCCAGTGAAAAAAGCCATACATCAATGCTGATTCCTGTAATCAAGGCCGTTAACAAGCCGGAAAACTCTGGTTTCTGCTTTTTTAACATCGAATTGCAGCCAATTAAGATAAAAGCAATGATCACTTCCCAGCTCCCTACTGTCAACCCTAGATTGGCGGCTAAACCGACTAGCAGAGCATCAAAAGGAGACACGCCGAGGTCTGACTGTATTGTAAGTGTAACACCAAGCGTGAGAATAACGATCCCCGTTGTGTAGTACATATATTTCGCCATTCTCAGACGCCTCATAGTGGTTCAGCAGATAATTCTTTTTTCATTAAAAGATGGGGAATACCATCTTCCATAAAAACATCAGACGCAGCATAATAGCCGAGTTTCTTATAAAAACCTTCTGCCTGTATCTGGCCATGCAGTTTAACTTGAGATGTTCCTTGTTCCTTAGCGATCGTCTCTAGCGCTTTAATGATCACTTTCCCGAGACCGAACTGACGGTAAGGTTTTAGTATACAAATTCTCTCCAGTTTACCGACACTGTCAGCCCATCTTATCCGCCCCGTTCCAACAGCTTGATCCTGATAGTAAACCAATATATGCAGAACGGGTCCCTCAAGAGTATCAAATTTATCAAATTCGTCTTCTAAAGGTACTCCTTGTTCGTCAACAAACACTTCTTTCCTGATGGAAAAAGCTTTTTTTAATTCACTTTCTAATGTTATTTTTATTGCATCCATTTTTCTTCAGTCCTTTTCTAGATTTCTCAAAACGGTCCAGTCATAATACAGATATGACTTATTATAATAAAAACTATAATGTATTTTTGTTGCAAATACAACAAAATTTTATAAAGGGGTTTACATATGAGGGAAATTCTTCGGGAAATCGGCATGATTGCAAGAGCGCTCGATTCGATCAGCAATATTGAATTTAAAGAGTTTGACCTTACGAAAGGGCAGTATTTATACCTTATTCGAATCTGTGAAAATCCGGGCATTATCCAGGAAAAAGTGGCGGAAATGATCAAAGTAGACCGTACCACAGCAGCGCGTGCGATCAAAAAATTAGAAATTCAAGGTTTTATTGAAAAAAAAGACGACGATCAGAACAAAAAAATTAAGAAGCTACATCCAACAAAAAAAGGCAGAGAGCTTTATCCCTTTTTGAAAAGGGAGGGGGATTATTCTAACAAAGTAGCTCTATCTGGGTTTTCAGAGGAGGAAGCTGAGGTACTTCATGATCTTCTTCAAAGAGTTAGAAAAAACGTAGAAATCGATTGGGATTTTGTGAAAAAAGGGAACAAAAGAGAGTATTAACTATACCTACCTATCCAGCCACTGAGCATTTGATGTATAAACGTAGGTAAATGGATTGAGAAAAGAATTAAAAATTCTTTTAATTTTTCAGAAAAAGAGTGTTATATTAAATAAATAAACATATTAATGTATTTTTATTCTTTTTCATCAGTCTTTATTTTTAAGGGAAAGTAGATTTTTGCTCAGTGAAGTATGGAGGGAGTGCGTTATGAAGAAGATTGCTATTATAGGAAGCAGCGGTGGGAATTTATACAATTTAGGAGGGAAGGATCCCGAAAAGCTGCTGCAGGAGATCATTACACAAAGTGATGCAGCTGGGTTAACCATTTCTGCTGTTCAGTTTATTGCTGCGGCTGAATCGATGGATTCTATTAAAGATACGACTAAAGCAAAAGTATTTACCTTTGATAAACACGGACAGCCAGCTGAAATGTTCCATGGACTTCTTGCAGAAGCCAACAAGGCAGCGGTGGAGCTGGATAAAGATATTGCTCAAAAAATTCGAAACGGGCAGATAGATGGATTAATTTTAATGAGTGCAGATCCAGAGGGAACGAACAAACAGGCCATTGAAGCCGCTGTTGAAATGAAGCTGCCTATTGTCGGTACAGGCGGTACATCCATGGCTATGATCGGTTCAAAAGGAGCCAACATTATAGCGCAGTCGGGAACAACCGGAACAACAAGCCGGACGCGAGCTATTTCTTTTATTACTTCCTTGTGTAAGATATGGGGGATAAAATACCAGCCTGTCATTGGTGCATCTAGTAAAAACCCTTCCGCTCAGCAGGGAAATGTATTTAAAAGGATTAATATTCGCGGAATCATGGTTTCGGCCCTGCCCGGTTTTATTGCAATGGCTATTGTATTGGCCTTGAGCCAGATTCCGGGCCTCTCTGGCATGAAGGAAGTATTCGATGTGATGATTCAGGCACTTCCTGTAGTGGTGGCAGTCATAGCAGCTAAACAAGTTTCTGATTTAGATGAAGTATCCATTGTTTCTGGTGTAATTGCAGGAATTTTATCTGTAAATGGCGGCATTATCGGAGGAATTATTGGCGGTATTTTAGCTGGTATACTCGTTCAGTTTCTTTTTAAAAAATGTATTCAATGGCGCTTTCCAATGACAACCGTCAATATTGTGGCCGGAGGATTTTCAGGATTGATTGCCGGGTTAATAGTGTACTATCTGCTTGCTCCGCTGGCTTTACAGATCGGTGACGGATTCAAAGCTGCTATCGAGTTTGCGATCAATTTCAATCCAATTCTTGCAGGAGTAGTGGCAGGCCTATTAATCTGGCCAGCTATTTTAGGTGGTATTTATCATGCCGCTATTCTGCCTATTGTTTTATTGGAAATGGAAAAAACGGGAGCCAGCTTTTTAGGGGCTGTTGATATGGTAGGACTTGTTATGGTATCTGCTGGAATTAATTTAGCGAATGTGATTGCTCCAAGGGACAAGGGAGAAGCAGCGGCCGCAACTCCAGGTTTTTTGATCAATATGGGATTTGGCACCTTTGTAGAAGCCGCGTATCCTTTTATGTTTTCCAATAAAGCCGTGTTTGCAGGAGCGATTCTTTCAGCAGGGGCAGGGGGGGCCTTGGTTGGTATGTTTAATGTTCGTGGAACAGCTTATGTACCGACCTTTACAGCGCCGCTGTTAACCAATAACATGGCTGGTTTAATTATCGCCATGGCTGCTGCATTGATTTTGTCTTTTATCATAACGATTATCGCCAATAAAGCAGCAGGCTTAATGAGGAAGAAGGATAACGCAGTGAAAGGTAAGGCAGAGAATCCAAAGTCTTATAAAGCAGAATAGAAAATACACTATAAAACCTTTGTTATCAATGATTCGTTAACAAGGGTTTTTCTTTTTTTAATAACATTTAAACTTATTACATTATGTGCAAAATTCAAATAAAATTAATCAAAAACAAAGAAATAACAACAATCAAACAAGGAGATAAAAATTATCACACGCTATCTATTTTTATATATTCAACATAAAAAATACCCCTGTCGACTTTAAAAAAGACAGGGGTCATAATTTGGATTTGTAAAAATCAATCTGATACTCCACAAAAAGAAATCTTTAGTGGGTAATAACCTCGTCATCTTCATCATCATTTGGATTGTCAACGTCAGATAAGTCTTTTTGGAGAAGTACTTCTTTTGTTTCCTCGTTCCAAGTGACTTCATACCCAAGTGATTGTGCCACTTTTAAAACCGGCAAGTAAGAGCGCTTATGCGGTTTGTATGCATTTAAATCGGAAGAGTCAATTGCACCTAAGCCAAGCAGCAGCTTATCTGATTGAATATAAGGCGTACCATTGAGCAGCTTCATTTGATCAGCTGTGTACGGATAAACCGCATCATTCACTTTAAGAGTAAAAGGCCCTTTTTTCTCTTCTTTTATCTCTTTTGACTGTTTAGACGTGTAGGAGATAGCATCCACCCCTAGAACCGTTCCTTCTCTTGTATTGTCTGCTCCGCCATACATTTGGCCATTTTCGTAATCAAAGATCACGGCTTGTACGTTGCCGATATTTTCGGGCTGTTCCTCAAAAACGTGTCCTTTCGCCATCAATTCCAATCTTGTATTTTGACTGATTCCCGATTCCCATCGTACCGTTGGATAGCCTGCTGAGTAAATGCGAGGCATTAAAATGGCTTCTTGAATCGGCATCTGATGATCAATGACATTCATGATCGTTTCAGCCACTGACGCAATAATAGTTGGTCCGCCAGGAGATCCGAGGGCCATAAATGGCTGTCCGTCTTTTAACACAAGAGTAGGGGACATACTGCTTCTTGGCCGTTTGCCGGGTTCTACTTGGTTCACGCCGCCTGGAGCTGCATCAAAGTCTGTCATTTCATTATTCAGCATAAATCCATAGCCTGGAACCATGATGCCCGATCCAAATACCTGTTCAATCGTTGTAGTATATGAAACCATATTTCCCCATTTGTCCATAACCGAAAAATGAGTGGTCTGCCCGATTGGATTTGTTTCTTTTACCGTCACCTCAGCAGCGGGTTCTTTATTTTCAAACTTCCAAGGATCGCCTTCTTTGACTACAGCTGTTGCTTTTAACGGGTTGATCAGCTTTCTTCTCTCTGCAATATATTGCTCATTTAAAAGTCCTTCTGATGGAACATCATAAAAATCTTCATCTGCCATATAAGCAGCACGATCTGCATAAGCGAGATGCATGGCTTCAATCAAATGATGAAGGTAGGCAGGGGAATTCACACCCATTTTTTGAACATCATAGCCTTCCATTAACTTTAGAATTTGGAGAACAGTTAAACCGCCTGAGCTTGGAGGAGCAGCACTGACCACATCATATCCCCGGTAATTTGCCCGCACGGGTTCCCGCTCTTTTGCAATATATTGCGCCAAATCTTCTGTTGTCATCGTTCCGCCGGTTTTCTGCACTTCTTGTACAATCGCTTCTCCAATTTCACCGCTATAAAAAGCATTCGTCCCTTGCTGCTCAATCAGTTTAAAGGTTTTAGCCAGATCCCGCTGAACAAGGGTTTGTCCTTCTTTTAGCGGCTTTCCATTCGGCACAAACACATCCGCTGCCGTTTTATATTTTTGCAGTTTCTCTGCATTTTCGTCAATATACTGCGCCATCGACCAGTTTACTTTAATCCCGTTTTCAGCCTGGTCAATAGCTGGGTCAATGACTTCAGACAATTCCATCGTTCCAAACTCTTCAAGAGCCATTTCAAGCCCTTTTAATGTTCCCGGAACTGCTA
The genomic region above belongs to Domibacillus sp. DTU_2020_1001157_1_SI_ALB_TIR_016 and contains:
- a CDS encoding YitT family protein, with the protein product MAKYMYYTTGIVILTLGVTLTIQSDLGVSPFDALLVGLAANLGLTVGSWEVIIAFILIGCNSMLKKQKPEFSGLLTALITGISIDVWLFSLGTFVTPELWVTKFLCFSIGLLTIGMGTAIYLYADFAPIPVDRFMLIIRELTKMNIWLTKTIIYILFLSLSLLFQGPVGVGTILAVCLGGPILHYCMALTDFKLKPPSSKQPGI
- a CDS encoding general stress protein, with the translated sequence MEEKKFIYVYYDEDDLLWKINALKEEGYKEEDMYIIVKDKEEILMTKGQMDINVESAGLQSWRDRFAAFLLGEKPVRDALLRIGLSTGMCEEEAEKHYTDVITGGMLLYVDTNSQNNSEQFNPASQYTGQDPEDYSI
- the ggt gene encoding gamma-glutamyltransferase; this encodes MKHLKRSTFATLSFFMMITPASAAVPGVDDSMKKGATEGIVSVSHPLAAEVGKEILEQGGNAVDAAAAIQLSLNVVEPMMSGIGGGGFMMVYNKAENNITMIDSREMAPANVTPELFLDQNGQPVPFGERHTTGKAVAVPGTLKGLEMALEEFGTMELSEVIDPAIDQAENGIKVNWSMAQYIDENAEKLQKYKTAADVFVPNGKPLKEGQTLVQRDLAKTFKLIEQQGTNAFYSGEIGEAIVQEVQKTGGTMTTEDLAQYIAKEREPVRANYRGYDVVSAAPPSSGGLTVLQILKLMEGYDVQKMGVNSPAYLHHLIEAMHLAYADRAAYMADEDFYDVPSEGLLNEQYIAERRKLINPLKATAVVKEGDPWKFENKEPAAEVTVKETNPIGQTTHFSVMDKWGNMVSYTTTIEQVFGSGIMVPGYGFMLNNEMTDFDAAPGGVNQVEPGKRPRSSMSPTLVLKDGQPFMALGSPGGPTIIASVAETIMNVIDHQMPIQEAILMPRIYSAGYPTVRWESGISQNTRLELMAKGHVFEEQPENIGNVQAVIFDYENGQMYGGADNTREGTVLGVDAISYTSKQSKEIKEEKKGPFTLKVNDAVYPYTADQMKLLNGTPYIQSDKLLLGLGAIDSSDLNAYKPHKRSYLPVLKVAQSLGYEVTWNEETKEVLLQKDLSDVDNPNDDEDDEVITH
- a CDS encoding YgiT-type zinc finger protein → MLASCNYCHHGVLLPSLDIACLYYKGRTLFIHNVPYGHCTHCGNRDYDSLQASRVQALEAFEQYGITSIDFVQSPERI
- a CDS encoding NADH:flavin oxidoreductase, translating into MPDTNILFQKVKLGSTELENRVSVAPMTRTSATPEGLATGQMDSYYTSFARGGFGLIITEGIYPDQKYSQGYFNQPGITDEEQTAAWKKVVDSVHQAGAKIFAQLMHAGALSQGNRFMEDSIGPSSVQPKGEQMEFYGGSGSFPKPKEASKEDIQDVIKGFTEAAVRAKTAGFDGVEIHGANGYILDQFLTDYTNQRTDEYGGSIENRVRLLVEVSNAVREAVGEDFTVGIRIAQGKVNDYEHKWAEKEKEAEIIFGQLGNAPLDFIHVTEYEAWQPAFPEGEGTAAVDSAFGDGGPSLAALAKKYGKQPVIANGHLEKPELAVSIVEKGEADVVSLGKGALANHDWVKKVKEGEPLAEFQPEKVLSPDAKIKDFEAQG
- a CDS encoding protein adenylyltransferase SelO, whose translation is MIKENKSTQTGWNFDNSYTRLPKAFFSAIDVNPVRSPKLVVLNDSLAASLGLDAQELRKAEAVEVLAGNQVPEGGAKIAQAYAGHQFGHFTMLGDGRALLVGEQITPTGDRFDIQLKGSGRTPYSRGGDGRAALGPMLREYIISEAMYALGIPTTRSLSVVTTGEIVNRETGLTGAVMTRVAASHLRVGTFEFAAQWGSGEDLRSLADYTIARHYSHIEANEDRYLSLLRELIKRQAALIAKWQLVGFIHGVMNTDNMTISGETIDYGPCAFMDVYDPETVFSSIDIHGRYAYKNQPPIGGWNLARFAETLLPLLHQDQDEAVNLAQKELTDYPEIYRSNWLAGMRAKLGILNEEAGDEALIEELLSLMHKHRADYTNTFRALTSDEQEDTALFKAPEFTEWQKRWHERLDRQPESKEASQQVMRNNNPAVIPRNHRVEAALEAAGQGDYSVMEKLVKALSQPYAHSQEQAEYTCLPEPTLRPYRTFCGT
- a CDS encoding PTS sugar transporter, with amino-acid sequence MKKIAIIGSSGGNLYNLGGKDPEKLLQEIITQSDAAGLTISAVQFIAAAESMDSIKDTTKAKVFTFDKHGQPAEMFHGLLAEANKAAVELDKDIAQKIRNGQIDGLILMSADPEGTNKQAIEAAVEMKLPIVGTGGTSMAMIGSKGANIIAQSGTTGTTSRTRAISFITSLCKIWGIKYQPVIGASSKNPSAQQGNVFKRINIRGIMVSALPGFIAMAIVLALSQIPGLSGMKEVFDVMIQALPVVVAVIAAKQVSDLDEVSIVSGVIAGILSVNGGIIGGIIGGILAGILVQFLFKKCIQWRFPMTTVNIVAGGFSGLIAGLIVYYLLAPLALQIGDGFKAAIEFAINFNPILAGVVAGLLIWPAILGGIYHAAILPIVLLEMEKTGASFLGAVDMVGLVMVSAGINLANVIAPRDKGEAAAATPGFLINMGFGTFVEAAYPFMFSNKAVFAGAILSAGAGGALVGMFNVRGTAYVPTFTAPLLTNNMAGLIIAMAAALILSFIITIIANKAAGLMRKKDNAVKGKAENPKSYKAE
- a CDS encoding GNAT family N-acetyltransferase, which translates into the protein MDAIKITLESELKKAFSIRKEVFVDEQGVPLEDEFDKFDTLEGPVLHILVYYQDQAVGTGRIRWADSVGKLERICILKPYRQFGLGKVIIKALETIAKEQGTSQVKLHGQIQAEGFYKKLGYYAASDVFMEDGIPHLLMKKELSAEPL
- a CDS encoding MarR family winged helix-turn-helix transcriptional regulator, which gives rise to MREILREIGMIARALDSISNIEFKEFDLTKGQYLYLIRICENPGIIQEKVAEMIKVDRTTAARAIKKLEIQGFIEKKDDDQNKKIKKLHPTKKGRELYPFLKREGDYSNKVALSGFSEEEAEVLHDLLQRVRKNVEIDWDFVKKGNKREY